A section of the Campylobacter lanienae NCTC 13004 genome encodes:
- a CDS encoding metal/formaldehyde-sensitive transcriptional repressor, with product MAHIVANKDKLLLRIKKIKGQISALEKALEDEKDCFKVLQQISAARGAITSLMAEVLDGHIKEHLGNSVSQEQREQEIANLTSLLKSFFK from the coding sequence ATGGCTCACATAGTAGCAAATAAAGATAAGCTTCTTTTGCGTATTAAAAAGATAAAAGGGCAAATTTCAGCTTTAGAAAAGGCTTTAGAAGATGAGAAAGATTGCTTTAAAGTACTTCAGCAAATTAGTGCCGCAAGAGGTGCTATCACATCTTTAATGGCAGAAGTCTTGGATGGGCATATCAAAGAGCATCTTGGAAATAGCGTTAGCCAAGAGCAAAGAGAGCAAGAGATAGCAAATTTAACTTCGCTTTTAAAGAGTTTTTTTAAATAA